A genome region from Flavobacterium sp. includes the following:
- a CDS encoding DUF6495 family protein: MKYARLTKEQFDELHSEFASFLATQAIDKAEWDSLKINKPEVAEQELDVFSDLIWEGVLGRAEFLEHFSKSHIFLFQCFDTYVQSIVLKSLVPETDFLTKEGLQWLSDNMFTDNIEMKVGKKVFTEERNASIFELIKQGAFLSDGQLFTQINTILES; the protein is encoded by the coding sequence ATGAAGTACGCAAGATTAACAAAAGAACAATTTGATGAATTACACTCCGAATTTGCGAGCTTTTTAGCTACGCAGGCTATTGATAAAGCAGAATGGGATTCTCTTAAAATAAATAAGCCTGAAGTGGCAGAGCAGGAGCTTGATGTTTTTTCTGATTTGATTTGGGAAGGTGTTTTGGGAAGAGCTGAGTTTTTAGAGCATTTTTCAAAAAGTCATATTTTCCTATTTCAATGTTTTGATACTTATGTTCAGTCGATTGTACTGAAATCATTAGTTCCGGAAACTGACTTTTTAACTAAAGAAGGTTTGCAGTGGCTGAGTGATAATATGTTTACGGATAATATCGAAATGAAAGTTGGAAAAAAGGTATTTACGGAAGAAAGAAATGCTTCAATTTTTGAATTAATCAAGCAAGGTGCTTTTTTAAGTGATGGTCAATTATTTACGCAGATAAATACAATTTTAGAATCTTAA
- the priA gene encoding primosomal protein N' has protein sequence MFFIEVILPLSLEKTFTYRVSEAEFHFIKKGMRVAVPFGKSKIYTALVLDIHENAPTLYEAKEIHQILDEKPIATETQIKHWLWVANYYMCGIGDVYRGAFPTGLLLESETIVSHKPEVIVNDSELSDDEFLIYEALQHQSSLKVQEIASILNKKNILPTLQKLLARDVIVLEEEIKESYKPKLVRYVKLHSQYETDRGLEELLEVLKNANKQKEIVLAFFQISASEKKPITVKKLIEFSGSTSAVVKALIEKEIFEEYYLQHDRITFNGKKSENELHLSEAQQKAFFDIKENLNEKDVCLLHGVTSSGKTEIYIKLIEEYLHTGRQVLYLLPEIALTTQLVSRLRLHFGDKVAVFHSKYSNNERVEVWKQTLENSEKAQIVIGARSALFLPFNDLGLLIVDEEHEQTFKQTDPAPRYHARDAAIVLGNFHKAKVLLGSATPSIETYFNTQNDKYGLVTLTERYKNVRMPEVVLVDLKDKHFRKRMTGHFSDLLIEEITEALSLGEQVILFQNRRGYSPIIECLTCGHVPHCQQCDVSLTFHKFKNQLRCHYCGYSIAKPTNCHSCSSIDLTTKGFGTEQIEQELVSLFPKAKTARMDQDTTRGKFGFEKIIDNFKNREIDILVGTQMLAKGLDFDNVSLVGIMNADNMLHHPDFRAFERSFQMMTQVAGRAGRSEKQGKVVIQTYNPNHNTIQQVTNHNYIGMYKEQLYDRQIYKYPPYFRIIKLTLKHRDYDKLKEGSMWLYQVLSQNLGMPVLGPEEPAISRIRNEYIRTILIKIPQNLHLGNTKKTIQKMLNSFEAVAQYRSIKVVVNVDFY, from the coding sequence ATGTTTTTTATCGAAGTTATTTTACCGCTTTCTTTAGAAAAAACGTTTACTTATCGTGTTTCTGAAGCTGAATTCCATTTTATTAAAAAAGGAATGCGTGTGGCGGTACCTTTTGGTAAAAGTAAAATTTACACCGCGCTTGTATTGGATATACATGAAAATGCGCCCACTTTATATGAAGCCAAGGAAATTCATCAAATTTTAGACGAAAAACCTATAGCAACCGAAACTCAGATAAAACACTGGCTTTGGGTTGCTAATTATTATATGTGTGGTATTGGCGATGTGTATCGTGGTGCTTTTCCAACAGGATTGCTGCTGGAAAGTGAAACCATTGTATCACATAAGCCAGAAGTAATCGTAAACGACTCTGAACTTTCTGATGATGAATTTCTTATCTATGAAGCCTTACAACATCAAAGCTCGCTAAAAGTTCAGGAGATTGCTTCTATTTTGAATAAAAAAAATATCCTGCCAACACTTCAAAAGCTATTAGCCAGAGATGTTATTGTTTTAGAAGAAGAAATAAAGGAAAGCTACAAACCGAAATTGGTTCGATATGTAAAGCTGCATTCACAATATGAAACCGATCGAGGTTTAGAAGAATTGCTTGAAGTTTTAAAAAATGCGAATAAACAAAAAGAAATTGTTTTAGCATTTTTTCAAATCAGTGCTTCAGAAAAGAAACCTATAACGGTAAAAAAACTGATTGAATTTTCAGGATCAACTTCTGCGGTTGTAAAAGCTTTAATAGAAAAAGAAATTTTTGAAGAATATTATCTGCAGCATGATCGGATTACATTTAATGGAAAAAAATCAGAAAATGAACTTCATTTAAGTGAAGCACAGCAAAAGGCTTTTTTTGATATAAAAGAGAATCTAAACGAGAAAGATGTTTGTTTACTGCATGGTGTAACTTCAAGCGGAAAAACCGAAATTTATATCAAATTAATAGAAGAATATCTGCATACCGGAAGACAGGTTTTGTATCTGCTTCCGGAAATTGCGCTTACTACACAATTAGTTTCCCGACTTCGTTTGCATTTTGGAGATAAAGTGGCCGTTTTTCATTCAAAATACAGTAATAACGAAAGAGTTGAGGTTTGGAAACAAACACTCGAAAATTCAGAAAAAGCACAAATCGTAATTGGGGCAAGGTCTGCGTTGTTTTTGCCTTTTAATGATTTAGGCTTATTGATTGTTGATGAAGAGCATGAACAGACTTTTAAACAAACAGATCCTGCGCCAAGATATCATGCCAGAGATGCAGCGATTGTATTGGGTAATTTTCATAAAGCCAAAGTATTGTTAGGTTCAGCCACGCCAAGTATTGAGACCTATTTTAATACACAAAACGATAAATACGGTTTGGTTACGCTTACCGAAAGATATAAAAATGTCCGCATGCCTGAAGTGGTTTTGGTTGACTTAAAAGACAAGCATTTCAGGAAAAGAATGACGGGGCATTTTAGCGATCTTTTAATTGAAGAAATTACTGAGGCTTTGTCTTTGGGTGAACAGGTAATTTTGTTTCAAAACAGAAGAGGTTATTCCCCTATAATAGAATGTCTAACCTGCGGACATGTTCCGCATTGTCAGCAATGTGATGTAAGTTTGACTTTTCATAAATTTAAAAATCAGCTTCGCTGTCATTATTGTGGATATTCTATTGCTAAACCAACTAACTGCCATAGCTGCTCAAGTATTGATTTAACAACGAAAGGTTTTGGTACGGAACAAATAGAGCAGGAGTTAGTGTCTCTTTTTCCAAAGGCTAAGACCGCCAGAATGGATCAGGATACGACTCGTGGTAAATTTGGTTTTGAAAAGATTATCGATAACTTTAAAAATAGAGAGATCGATATTTTAGTCGGAACACAAATGCTGGCTAAAGGTTTGGATTTTGATAATGTCAGTTTGGTCGGAATTATGAATGCCGATAATATGCTGCATCATCCTGATTTTAGAGCCTTCGAGCGTAGTTTTCAAATGATGACACAAGTGGCAGGAAGGGCAGGAAGATCTGAAAAACAAGGAAAAGTTGTGATTCAAACCTATAATCCAAATCACAATACAATACAGCAGGTTACCAATCATAATTATATAGGTATGTATAAAGAGCAATTATACGACCGTCAAATCTATAAATATCCGCCTTATTTCAGAATCATAAAACTGACTTTGAAACATCGTGATTATGATAAATTAAAAGAAGGATCAATGTGGCTGTATCAGGTTTTGAGTCAAAACCTGGGTATGCCGGTATTAGGTCCGGAAGAACCCGCAATAAGCAGAATCCGAAATGAATATATACGAACTATATTAATTAAGATTCCGCAGAACCTGCATTTGGGGAACACAAAAAAAACTATCCAGAAAATGTTGAATAGTTTTGAAGCTGTGGCTCAATACAGATCTATAAAAGTTGTTGTAAATGTCGATTTTTATTAA
- a CDS encoding LytTR family DNA-binding domain-containing protein — protein MKLNCVVVDDSSIQRTIIAKLVNNHPGLHLIGDFSNAIEAKSCISLNNIDLIFLDIEMPVINGFDFLDGLKSKPQIIFITSKAEYALKAFDYDATDYLQKPIAVDRFNASVKRAIDMHLLKKEVKEEEGEHIFIKSNLKKLKIFTAKIKWIEAFGDYVRVVTEDDSNLVLSTMKSFENDLSKDKFIRVHKSYIINIDKVERFNSKFAEIGITKIPLSRNKKEDLVKALSTPS, from the coding sequence ATGAAACTAAACTGTGTTGTTGTAGATGATAGTTCTATACAAAGGACAATTATTGCAAAATTAGTTAATAATCACCCAGGTTTGCATTTAATCGGGGATTTTTCTAATGCAATAGAAGCAAAAAGTTGTATCTCATTAAATAATATCGACTTAATATTTCTGGATATAGAAATGCCAGTTATTAATGGCTTTGATTTTCTTGACGGTTTAAAATCTAAACCACAAATTATATTTATTACTTCTAAAGCTGAATATGCTTTAAAAGCTTTTGATTATGATGCTACTGATTATCTGCAAAAACCAATCGCGGTAGACCGCTTTAACGCTTCTGTAAAAAGAGCCATTGATATGCATCTTCTTAAAAAAGAAGTTAAAGAAGAAGAAGGCGAACATATTTTCATTAAAAGTAACCTTAAAAAACTTAAAATATTTACGGCTAAAATCAAATGGATCGAGGCTTTTGGAGATTATGTAAGAGTAGTTACCGAAGACGACAGTAATCTGGTACTTTCTACGATGAAATCTTTTGAAAATGATTTATCAAAAGACAAATTCATTCGCGTACATAAGTCTTACATTATCAATATTGACAAGGTAGAGCGTTTTAATAGTAAGTTTGCCGAAATTGGAATTACCAAAATTCCGCTAAGCCGAAACAAAAAAGAAGATTTAGTAAAAGCGTTATCTACGCCGAGTTAA
- a CDS encoding carboxypeptidase regulatory-like domain-containing protein: MKKIFVLLLCLLGLTVVTAQTTTSSIKGIVKSSTNELLPGAGILAVHTPTGTKYSAVSNEDGRFSILNMRIGGPYKIVVSFVGFQNEEYTDVYLDLGKPFNLDVQLADQSQALEEVKVTAKDKVFKSGKTGAETTIGRRELTALPTISRSAEDFTRLEPTASGGSFGGRNDQYNNYSLNGAVFNNPFGLDAATPGGQTGAQPISLDAIEQIQVATAPYDVTLSGFTGASVNAVTKSGTNEFHGTAYAFYRNQDLTGDKIKGEKIFVPSLEQTQAGFSLGAPIIKDKLFIFGNFEIDNRSDLGSNFVANNNDGVTGINESRVLESDLIAVSDALAKLGYNTGAYQGFKHKSNSSKGIIKVDWNINDNHKLAVIYNFLDASKDKPAHPTALGFRGPSASILQFQNSGYQINNKLSSFLLELNSKFSESVSNKLQAGYTHFNDYRDPFSVPAPVINIQDGAGSNYIIAGHEPFSINNTLDQKVIQITDNLTYTVGKHVFTFGTSFEKFEFKNSFNLAGYDNFGNPNGYAGTFFTPYFTVQDFLNDAAQPYATSIIAQNLQYAQDTYNTKSQFAVGSDGGWKLAELNVGQWAFYAQDDISVSDNFKLAIGLRIDKPLYFNTADLIQKYIDTDNGGSGRDNNIDYYDPQTGQAVKLISTDLPSDRILWSPRIGFNWDVKNDATSQLRGGSGIFTGRIPFVWLGNQVSGADDSFFQIMDPDYKWPQVWRTSLGYDHRFKSNYIVTLDLSFNKDINAVHVQNWGLKPPTGTLAGVDNRPIYVAADHGANNAYVMTNSGKGSAFNASVKVQKNFENGLYASAAYNYLSSKDVNSIEAEITGDAFSFNPALGNVNNDVLSNSKYGDNHRFIGVASKKWKYGSDKWATTVSTFLEYAQGGRFTYTYGGDINGDGSSVNDLIYIPTTAEIAQMNFSGAGQAEAFDKFISQDKYMRDRRGQYAERYGAISPWRGRCDLKLMQDYNFKYSSASEKTNTIQFSIDILNFGNLINSDWGVVQTPTSVQPIGVAVAGNTPTYTFNNTLVKTFSYDASLTSRWQAQFGIRYIF; this comes from the coding sequence ATGAAAAAAATCTTTGTATTATTGTTATGTTTGCTGGGTTTAACGGTTGTTACCGCGCAAACAACTACTTCGAGTATTAAGGGGATTGTAAAAAGTTCGACCAATGAACTTTTACCCGGAGCAGGAATCCTTGCGGTTCATACTCCAACAGGAACTAAATATTCTGCCGTTTCTAATGAAGACGGAAGATTTAGTATTTTAAACATGAGAATTGGAGGGCCTTACAAAATTGTAGTCTCTTTTGTGGGCTTTCAAAACGAAGAATATACAGATGTATATCTTGATCTGGGTAAACCTTTTAATTTGGATGTTCAATTGGCAGATCAAAGTCAGGCACTCGAAGAGGTAAAGGTTACGGCAAAAGACAAAGTTTTTAAAAGTGGAAAAACAGGTGCAGAAACCACAATTGGAAGAAGAGAATTAACTGCTCTGCCTACAATTTCAAGATCTGCAGAAGATTTTACACGTTTGGAGCCAACGGCCAGCGGCGGTTCTTTTGGAGGAAGAAACGATCAGTATAATAACTACTCTTTAAATGGTGCGGTATTCAATAATCCGTTTGGATTAGATGCTGCCACTCCTGGAGGACAAACTGGAGCTCAGCCAATTTCGCTAGATGCAATTGAGCAAATTCAGGTAGCAACTGCTCCTTATGATGTTACATTGTCCGGTTTTACAGGAGCTTCTGTAAATGCAGTTACAAAATCGGGAACTAATGAATTTCATGGAACGGCTTATGCTTTTTATAGAAATCAGGATTTAACTGGAGATAAAATTAAAGGCGAAAAAATCTTTGTGCCGTCATTAGAGCAGACACAAGCTGGTTTTAGTTTAGGTGCGCCTATTATAAAAGATAAGCTTTTTATTTTCGGGAATTTTGAAATTGATAACAGAAGCGATCTTGGCTCAAATTTCGTTGCCAACAACAACGATGGTGTTACGGGAATCAATGAATCAAGAGTTTTGGAATCTGATTTAATTGCGGTTTCTGATGCATTGGCAAAATTAGGATATAATACGGGGGCTTATCAGGGTTTTAAACACAAATCAAATTCAAGTAAAGGGATTATTAAAGTTGACTGGAATATCAACGATAATCATAAACTGGCTGTTATTTATAATTTCCTTGATGCTTCAAAAGATAAACCGGCTCACCCAACAGCTTTAGGTTTTAGAGGGCCAAGTGCTTCAATCTTACAATTTCAAAATTCCGGATATCAGATTAATAATAAGTTAAGCTCGTTTTTACTTGAGTTAAACTCAAAATTCAGCGAATCGGTTTCAAATAAATTACAGGCAGGTTATACTCATTTTAATGATTACAGAGATCCATTTTCTGTTCCGGCTCCTGTAATTAATATTCAGGATGGGGCTGGATCTAATTATATTATTGCGGGGCATGAACCTTTTTCTATTAATAATACATTAGATCAAAAAGTAATTCAAATTACAGATAACCTGACTTATACGGTTGGGAAACACGTTTTTACTTTTGGAACTTCTTTTGAAAAATTTGAATTTAAAAATTCTTTTAATTTAGCTGGTTATGACAATTTTGGAAATCCGAATGGTTATGCGGGAACTTTTTTTACACCGTATTTCACAGTTCAGGATTTCTTAAATGATGCTGCGCAGCCTTACGCTACAAGTATTATTGCGCAAAATCTTCAGTATGCTCAGGATACTTATAATACTAAAAGTCAATTTGCTGTGGGCAGCGATGGTGGCTGGAAACTCGCTGAGCTTAATGTTGGTCAGTGGGCATTTTATGCACAGGACGATATTAGTGTAAGTGATAATTTTAAATTAGCTATAGGTTTAAGAATTGATAAGCCTTTGTATTTCAATACAGCAGATTTAATTCAGAAATATATTGATACTGATAACGGCGGTTCAGGAAGAGATAATAATATTGATTATTACGATCCTCAAACTGGGCAGGCGGTAAAATTAATTTCTACAGATTTACCGAGCGATAGAATTCTCTGGTCGCCAAGAATTGGTTTTAACTGGGATGTAAAAAACGACGCAACTTCTCAGCTTCGCGGAGGATCGGGAATTTTTACCGGAAGAATTCCGTTTGTTTGGTTAGGAAATCAGGTAAGTGGTGCTGATGATAGTTTCTTTCAAATTATGGATCCGGATTATAAGTGGCCTCAGGTTTGGAGAACAAGTTTAGGTTACGATCATAGATTTAAAAGTAATTATATTGTTACTTTAGATTTGTCTTTTAATAAAGATATTAATGCGGTTCACGTACAAAACTGGGGATTAAAACCTCCAACAGGAACTTTGGCAGGTGTGGATAACAGGCCTATTTATGTAGCAGCCGATCACGGGGCGAATAATGCTTACGTAATGACGAATTCTGGTAAAGGAAGTGCTTTTAATGCTTCTGTTAAAGTACAGAAAAATTTCGAAAATGGTTTGTATGCCAGTGCTGCTTATAATTATTTGTCGTCAAAAGATGTTAACTCTATTGAGGCTGAGATTACGGGTGATGCTTTTTCTTTTAATCCGGCATTAGGAAATGTAAATAATGATGTGTTGTCTAATTCTAAATATGGCGATAATCATCGTTTTATAGGAGTTGCTTCAAAAAAATGGAAATATGGCAGCGATAAATGGGCGACTACGGTTTCTACATTTTTAGAATATGCTCAGGGAGGACGTTTTACGTATACTTACGGAGGTGATATTAATGGAGATGGTTCTTCGGTAAATGATTTAATTTATATTCCAACAACTGCGGAAATTGCTCAAATGAATTTTAGCGGGGCAGGTCAGGCAGAAGCTTTTGATAAATTTATTTCGCAGGATAAATATATGAGAGACAGAAGAGGGCAGTATGCAGAGCGTTACGGTGCGATATCTCCGTGGAGAGGAAGATGTGATTTGAAATTGATGCAGGATTATAATTTTAAATATTCATCAGCATCTGAAAAAACAAATACAATTCAGTTTAGTATCGATATTTTGAATTTTGGAAATCTAATAAATTCGGATTGGGGAGTTGTTCAGACTCCAACCAGCGTTCAGCCAATTGGGGTTGCTGTTGCTGGAAATACACCAACTTATACGTTTAATAATACATTGGTTAAAACGTTTAGTTATGATGCTAGTTTAACGTCTAGATGGCAGGCTCAATTTGGTATCAGATACATTTTTTAG
- the bla-B1-FLAV gene encoding subclass B1 metallo-beta-lactamase, translating into MRKLASIILFLAITLNGFAQSKNSPLQISHLTGDFYVYRTFNEYNGTKISANAMYLVTDKGVVLFDAPWDKTQFQPLLDSIKAKHNKEVIMLFATHSHDDRAGGFYFYRKKGIKTYSIKLTDDILKKKNEPRAEFIIPNDKTFTVGQHTFEAYYPGKGHASDNIVVWFDKEKVLYGACFIKSADAQDLGYLADSDVKEWKKSIEKVKAKFKNPAYIIPGHEDWTNIESLNHTLKLVDEYLAQQSLGKK; encoded by the coding sequence ATGCGAAAATTAGCTTCGATAATTTTATTCTTAGCCATAACCTTAAACGGTTTTGCACAATCTAAGAATTCGCCATTACAAATAAGTCATCTTACGGGTGACTTTTATGTTTATAGAACTTTTAATGAATATAACGGCACCAAGATTTCTGCCAACGCCATGTATTTGGTTACAGATAAAGGTGTTGTGCTGTTTGATGCTCCCTGGGATAAAACACAGTTTCAGCCATTATTAGATTCTATAAAAGCAAAACATAATAAAGAGGTTATTATGCTTTTTGCAACGCATTCTCACGATGATCGTGCGGGAGGATTTTATTTTTACAGAAAAAAAGGAATCAAAACCTATTCAATAAAGTTGACAGATGATATTCTTAAAAAGAAGAACGAACCGAGAGCCGAATTTATAATTCCGAATGATAAAACTTTTACAGTTGGCCAGCATACTTTTGAGGCTTATTATCCGGGAAAAGGACATGCGTCTGACAATATTGTAGTTTGGTTTGATAAAGAAAAAGTACTTTACGGCGCCTGTTTTATAAAAAGTGCCGACGCTCAGGATTTGGGCTATTTAGCCGATTCTGATGTCAAAGAATGGAAGAAATCTATAGAAAAAGTAAAAGCAAAATTTAAAAATCCAGCTTATATTATTCCGGGTCATGAAGACTGGACTAATATTGAATCTTTAAATCATACTTTAAAACTAGTTGACGAGTATTTGGCTCAACAATCTTTAGGAAAAAAATAA
- the rpsF gene encoding 30S ribosomal protein S6: MNHYETVFILNPVLSEVQVKETVTKFEEFLTSRGAEMVSKEDWGLKKMAYEIQNKKSGFYHLFEFKVAGEVLLAFETEFRRDERVMRFLTVSLDKHAISWAERRRAKLKSTKA; encoded by the coding sequence ATGAATCATTATGAAACTGTTTTCATTTTAAATCCCGTTTTATCTGAGGTTCAGGTGAAGGAAACAGTAACGAAATTTGAAGAATTTCTTACTAGTAGAGGAGCTGAAATGGTATCAAAAGAGGATTGGGGTCTTAAAAAAATGGCTTACGAAATCCAAAACAAAAAAAGTGGTTTTTATCACTTATTTGAGTTCAAAGTAGCTGGAGAAGTTCTACTTGCTTTTGAAACTGAATTTAGACGTGACGAAAGAGTTATGCGTTTCTTAACTGTAAGTTTAGACAAACATGCTATTTCATGGGCGGAAAGAAGAAGAGCAAAATTAAAATCTACTAAAGCGTAA
- the rplI gene encoding 50S ribosomal protein L9, with the protein MELILKQDVQNLGFKDDVVSVKPGYGRNFLIPQGFAVLATPSAKKVLAENLKQRAHKEAKIVADAKALAETIKALEIKITAKAGGEKLFGSITNIDIAEALEKSGNTIDRKFITSGIVKRIGKYNATIRLHRDVIVELPYEIIAEK; encoded by the coding sequence ATGGAACTTATTTTAAAACAAGACGTACAAAACTTAGGATTTAAAGATGATGTAGTATCTGTAAAACCTGGTTACGGTCGTAACTTTTTAATTCCTCAAGGTTTTGCTGTATTAGCAACTCCTTCTGCTAAAAAAGTTTTAGCTGAAAACCTAAAACAAAGAGCACACAAAGAAGCTAAAATTGTTGCTGATGCTAAAGCTTTAGCTGAAACTATTAAAGCTCTTGAAATTAAAATTACTGCAAAAGCTGGTGGAGAGAAACTTTTTGGTTCTATCACAAACATTGATATCGCAGAGGCATTAGAGAAATCTGGTAACACTATCGATAGAAAATTCATCACTAGCGGTATCGTTAAACGTATTGGAAAATACAACGCAACTATCCGTTTACACAGAGATGTTATCGTTGAATTACCATACGAGATCATTGCTGAAAAATAA
- the rpsR gene encoding 30S ribosomal protein S18 has product MSTIEQSAKGKKDGDIRYLTPLNIETNKTKKYCRFKKSGIKYIDYKDADFLLKFVNEQGKILPRRLTGTSLKYQRKVSVAVKRARHLALMPYVADLLK; this is encoded by the coding sequence ATGTCTACAATTGAGCAATCTGCAAAAGGAAAAAAAGACGGAGATATCAGATATTTAACGCCTTTAAACATTGAAACTAACAAAACTAAAAAGTATTGCCGTTTCAAAAAATCTGGAATCAAATATATCGATTATAAAGATGCTGATTTCTTATTGAAATTCGTTAACGAGCAAGGGAAAATTCTTCCTCGTCGTTTAACCGGAACTTCATTAAAATACCAAAGAAAAGTTTCTGTAGCTGTAAAAAGAGCTCGTCACTTAGCTTTAATGCCATACGTGGCCGATTTATTAAAATAA